TTGTGGTCAAAGCGGCAAATCTCATTGCTGCGGCGAATGCTGTAGGCGTAGTCGTTGTGAGTGCGCGGGATCAGCTTCGGCGTCCCGGTGCTGCCGCCGGACAGCTGGAAGAAAGCCACTTCCCCTGCGCCAGTCGGCGTCGCCACGAAATTATCAGCCGGATGCGCAATCGCCGCCGCCAGGCTGTGTTCGCCGTCGTCGTTACGCAGCAAAACGACGCGTACGGAACGGTGCTCATCGACGAAGGCGTTGAGAAACACGTCGTCGGTAAACAGCGCATGCTGGCGATCGGCAATCAACATCGCCGGTTCGATTTGCGCGGCATAGGCCTGCAGTTCGCTACGCTGATGGCTGAACAGCGCATTCACCGGGGCCACGCCGATGCGCAGTAAAGCGAAAAAGGTGACATAAAATTCTGCCACGTTGCCCAGCTGCACCAGCGCGGTATCGCCCGTTTTCAGCCCCTGACGCTGCAACGACGACGCGAGGTTATCCACCTGCACGTTGAGTTCTCGATAGCTAAAACGACGATCGCCGTCGATCACCGCCACGCTGTCGCTGTCTGCGTGACGCGTCAGAAAGTCGGTCAGCGGTCGATCCTGCCAGTAGCCCTTCTGGCGATAACGGGCCGCTAAATCGTCCGGCCAGGGCGTAAATGCAACACTCATTATCAATCCTTAATTGAGGCCAAACACGTTCAGCATGGTGGTGAGTTTGACGCCGGTTTCGCGCCATTCGCCGAGCGGCGAAGAGGCAGGCACGATGCCCGCGCCGGCAAACAGGCGAATGTGGTTGGCGCGCACTTTCGCACAGCGGATGGTGACCACCCATTCGCCGTTGCCTTCGGCGTCGCACCAGCCGACGATCCCGCCGAACAGCTCGCGCTCGAACGGCTCCAGTTCGGCGATCAATTGTTTGGCAACGTCATGCGGGAAGCCGCTCAGCGCCGGGGTTGGATGCAGCAAACAGGCCAGCGACAGCGCGTTTTCATCGGCTTTCGCTTCGCCTTCAATCGGCGTCGCCAGATGCCACAGCGTCGGGGTGGTGATCAGCTGCGGGGAGGACGGCAGCGACAGCATTTCACTGCGCGGCATCAGAACATTCTTCATCGCCTGGGTCACTAAATCGTGCTCGTGACGATCTTTCTGCGAGGCCAGCAGACGGTTGCCCGCCTCCCGGTCGAGCACGTTATCCGGCTGACGACGGGCAGAACCCGCCAGCGGCAGCGAGCTGAAATGCGAGCCCTCTTTGCGCAGCAGCAGTTCCGGGCTCGCGCCCAGCAACACGCCGCCGTCGGGTAGCGGCACGTGGAAGTTGAAGCTCGCCGGGTTCTGCGCAATCAGGCGTTCCAGCAGCGCGCCGGTGTCCACATTCACGTCGGTGGTCAGTTCAATCAGACGTGACAGCACCACTTTGTCGACTTTCGGCGTGGCGGTCAGCTCCGCAGCGCTCGCCACCATTGCCATAAACAGATCCTGCTCAGGAATTTCCTGACGTGCCTGAACTTGCATCGGTTTGATGCTGGCGGCGTACGGCGCGGAGTGCTGTTTGGCGGTGCGGGAAAACGCGTCGCTGCGTTGAGGAATGAACAGCGCGGAAGGCTGCGTGGTATCAAACGGAATGGCACCGACCAACATCGGGCGGGCGATCCCGGCCATTTTGGCGTCAGCAAACGCGCTGGCGAGGGTGCGCTGGAACGCGCCCGTCAGATCTTCACCGCCTTCCACGGGCTGTTCGATACGACGAAAACAGCCGGAGGTGGTGAAACTGCGGTACGGCGACATAAAAAAGAAGCTATCAGGTGACAGCGTTGGTGCGACTTCCTGCCCGGCCTCAGCCAGTGACGTTTCCATATCATCCTCCAAAACGATAAAGATATTACGAATAATTATCATTTATATTTTGGTCCGGTAAGCTAAAAGTAAAACGTCCCATTGTCAACGTCAGACTGATCATCCGACTTGCATCTGTGGCACACTGAAGTGAAAATGAGATTCATTAACATCAACAGAACAGGACTTTGACGTCGTGAAATTCCCCGTTTTCTTCCGTAACACCCTGCTGTTTTCCGGGCTTTGCCTTTTAGGATTAACCTCAGCCCTGGCGGCAGACTGGCCACGTCAGGTCACCGACAGCCGCGGCGCGCATACGCTGGAACACAAACCGCTGCGCATTGTCTCCACCAGCGTGACTCTCACCGGCTCACTGTTGGCGATTGACGCACCGGTAGTCGCCAGCGGGGCGACCACGCCGAACAACCGCGTGGCCGACGAGCAGGGTTTTCTGCGTCAATGGGGCGACGTGGCGAAACAGCGTAAGCTCGCCCGGCTGTATATCGGGGAGCCCAACGCCGAAGCGGTTGCCGCGCAGATGCCAGATTTAATCCTGATCAGCGCCACCGGCGGGGATTCTGCGCTGGCGCTGTACGACCAGCTGTCGACCATCGCCCCGACGCTTATCATCAACTACGACGACCAGAGCTGGCAGGGTTTGCTGACTCAGCTAGGGGCCATCACCGGGCAGGAAAAACAGGCCGCCGAACGCATCGCGGAATTTGATAAGCAGTTGGCGACGCTCAAGCAGCAGATGAAACTGCCGCCGCAGCCGGTCAGCGCGCTGGTGTACACCGCCGCCGCGCACAGCGCCAACCTGTGGACCCCGGAGTCCGCGCAGGGCAAGTTGCTGCAACAGTTGGGCTTCACCCTCGCGCCGCTGCCCGCCGGGCTGCACACCAGCCAGAGTCAGGGCAAACGTCATGACATTATTCAGCTCGGTGGGGAAAATCTGGCGGAAGGCCTGAACGGTCAGTCGCTGTTTGTGTTTGCCGGGGATCAGAAAGATACCGACGCGATTGAAGCGAATCCGCTGCTGTCGCACCTCTCCGCCGTGCAGAACAAGCGGGTGTATGCCCTCGGCACCGAAACGTTCCGCCTCGATTATTACAGCGCGATGCGGGTGTTGCAGCGCTTCGAAACGTTGTTTGGCTGATGACATTGCGGCGCACATTGCCCGGTGGCGGCGCTGCCTTACCGGCCTACATGACGTGTTTGGCTGACCACATTGCCCGGTGGCGGCGTTGCCTTACCGGGCCTACATGCCGTGTTTGGCTGACCGCATTGCCCGGGGGCGGCGCTGCCTTACCGGGCCTACATGGCGTGTTTGGCTGACCGCATTGCCCGGTGGCGGCCTTGCCTTACCGGGCCTACATGGCGTGTTTGGCTGAACGCATTGCCCGGTGGCGGCGCAAGCTTGCCGGGCCTACGGAATGTGCCATGTAGGCCCGGCAAGCTTGCGCCGCCGGGCACATTCCACCGCACTAAACCGTGGCCGTTTCCTGCCGGAAGCGGCGCAACTCGCCGAGCAACAACACCAATATCACGCCGACAATCGCCAATGCCCATCCGCTGGCGGATGCCGCCGCGACCGGGGTGAGCATCGCGCCGAAACCACCTAAAATCGCCGCGCCGATGGCATCGCCAGTAACGTTCTGCGCCGTCCACAGGCCGTTAATGCGCCCGAGCATCGCTTCCGGGGTTTGCGTCTGAATCAGGGTGTATTGCAGCAGCGAACTGATGGCGCTCAGCCAGCCAAACAGCGCCAGACACAGCGCGCCCAGCGCCCACACCGGCATCAGGCTGAACATCCCAATCGCCACAAACGCGCCTACCGTGGTGAGCAACATGATTTGCCCCGGCTTTTCGCTGCGCGCCAAATTGCCGCTGGTCAGCGCGCCAAACGCCGCGCCAAGCGGGATCGCCGCATACAGCACACCGATTTGCGCCGCCGACATCTGCCAGCTCATCGCCAGCGCCGGGTATAGCACGCGCACCGCACTGGCCATGGTTAGCAGCGCGCCGAGCAGCGCGATGCCGCCAATCAGCGGGCTGTTAAACAGGAATCGTAGCCCGGCCATCAGGGATTTCAGCGGATGCTCGCGCGGCTGCGGCGGGGGTGGCAATTGCGGCAGGCGCAGCAATGTCAGGGTGGTGATAAAGGTCCCAAGTGCCGCCAGCAAGTAGTTCCAGGAGAAACCGCCGCTCGCCAGCAGTAGCCCGCCGACCATTGGCGAAATCACCGAACCGAGGCGCACGGTGAGCATCGTAATCGCTCCCGCCTGCATCAGGTTTTCACGCCCGACCAGCGCAGGCGTCGCCGCCAACAGCGCGGTCACGCCAATCGAGGCAAACAGCCCGTCCCAAATGCCGAGCAGATAAATCGCCAGCAGCGAAGGCTCTGGCAACATCGCGTTCAGCCACAGACCGAGAAAGCCAATGCCGCAGGTGCCGCGCGCCAGCAGGATCAGCTTTTTGCGCTCATAGCGATCAGCCAGCACGCCGCCGAGCATCAGGCCGATAAACATCGCCCCGCCGGTGAGCGTCACCGCCAGCCCGACGTGCCAGGTGGAATGGGTCAGCGACTGGATTTGTACCGGCACGGCAACGCCGAGCAGGCCAAGAGAAAGAATGGAGATAAAACGGGCGATAAAGACGGCGCGAAACGCCGGATGTGTCTTGAGCAGGCTGAGATTTAGCAGCCAGGATTGTCTTTGCATGACAGGACCTTCAACGAACTTTCGGTACCATTTCCGGGGCCGCACATGCTAACATAGGCGAATAAGATCGAGAACGATAATTACTATCATTATCATATCATGGACGTTGCTATGTCGTTTTCTCCCGCCGCGCTGCGCACCGTCGCCGTGCCCGGATTACTCATTCTGCTTGTCGTCGCCGCCGCGCTCAGCCTGCTGATTGGCGCTAAGCCGCTGCCACTGAATGTGGTGTTCGACGCCCTGTCCGGCAGTTGTCAAAGCGCCGACTGCACCATTGTTCTCGATGCCCGTTTACCGCGCACCCTTGCCGGTCTGTTAGCGGGCGGCGCGCTCGGCCTCGCGGGCGCGCTGATGCAAACCCTCACCCGTAACCCCCTCGCCGACCCCGGCATCCTCGGCGTGAACGCTGGAGCCAGCTTTGCGATTGTGCTCGGTGCCGCGCTGTTCGGGTTCACCC
This DNA window, taken from Scandinavium goeteborgense, encodes the following:
- the entS gene encoding enterobactin transporter EntS, producing MQRQSWLLNLSLLKTHPAFRAVFIARFISILSLGLLGVAVPVQIQSLTHSTWHVGLAVTLTGGAMFIGLMLGGVLADRYERKKLILLARGTCGIGFLGLWLNAMLPEPSLLAIYLLGIWDGLFASIGVTALLAATPALVGRENLMQAGAITMLTVRLGSVISPMVGGLLLASGGFSWNYLLAALGTFITTLTLLRLPQLPPPPQPREHPLKSLMAGLRFLFNSPLIGGIALLGALLTMASAVRVLYPALAMSWQMSAAQIGVLYAAIPLGAAFGALTSGNLARSEKPGQIMLLTTVGAFVAIGMFSLMPVWALGALCLALFGWLSAISSLLQYTLIQTQTPEAMLGRINGLWTAQNVTGDAIGAAILGGFGAMLTPVAAASASGWALAIVGVILVLLLGELRRFRQETATV
- the entC gene encoding isochorismate synthase EntC — its product is METSLAEAGQEVAPTLSPDSFFFMSPYRSFTTSGCFRRIEQPVEGGEDLTGAFQRTLASAFADAKMAGIARPMLVGAIPFDTTQPSALFIPQRSDAFSRTAKQHSAPYAASIKPMQVQARQEIPEQDLFMAMVASAAELTATPKVDKVVLSRLIELTTDVNVDTGALLERLIAQNPASFNFHVPLPDGGVLLGASPELLLRKEGSHFSSLPLAGSARRQPDNVLDREAGNRLLASQKDRHEHDLVTQAMKNVLMPRSEMLSLPSSPQLITTPTLWHLATPIEGEAKADENALSLACLLHPTPALSGFPHDVAKQLIAELEPFERELFGGIVGWCDAEGNGEWVVTIRCAKVRANHIRLFAGAGIVPASSPLGEWRETGVKLTTMLNVFGLN
- the fepB gene encoding Fe2+-enterobactin ABC transporter substrate-binding protein — encoded protein: MKFPVFFRNTLLFSGLCLLGLTSALAADWPRQVTDSRGAHTLEHKPLRIVSTSVTLTGSLLAIDAPVVASGATTPNNRVADEQGFLRQWGDVAKQRKLARLYIGEPNAEAVAAQMPDLILISATGGDSALALYDQLSTIAPTLIINYDDQSWQGLLTQLGAITGQEKQAAERIAEFDKQLATLKQQMKLPPQPVSALVYTAAAHSANLWTPESAQGKLLQQLGFTLAPLPAGLHTSQSQGKRHDIIQLGGENLAEGLNGQSLFVFAGDQKDTDAIEANPLLSHLSAVQNKRVYALGTETFRLDYYSAMRVLQRFETLFG